GGAGACCAGAGTCATAAGCGCTGGTTGTAGTCGCTAGACGGAGTGTTTGTTTTTGTTGCAAAGCAAGCGGCACCACAGCAAGAATGAGTGCGGCGATAATAAGAACGATGATTATGGCCGTGATTTTTTTCCCTTTCATTGCAACCCCCTAACCGATATGCTAAATTGAGCTTAACGCCTCTTTTCTATATAATTTTTATGATTCATGGGATTCGTCTGCTGGATCCGCGTATAAAACACAAATCGTGCGATGCAAGGCCAAAGCTTGCTCCAACTCAAGATTATGATTGCACGTGAAGGGACTATCTGAATTTCTTTCTGAACATCTCAAGACTTTTGCTAATCGCTTCGATGGCAGCTTCTTTTCGCTCCCATCCAAGAACCTTTGTTCCCTTTCCTTCTTCTAGCCGTTTGTAAGTAAGAAAGAATTCCGCAATTTCATTTAAATAATGAAGAGGAAGGTCCTCCAGTTGCTGATACTCTTTATATCTTGGGTCTCCCAATGCGACTGTGAGAACCTTATCATCTTGGCCCTTTTCGTCAATCATCTTTAGCAATCCAATCGGTTTTGCTTCGACCACGCATCCCGGAAATGTGGGCTCACTGATCATGACCATCGCATCTAGGGGATCACCATCGTCGTAGTAGGTCCGTGGTATGATGCCATAAGCAATCGGGAAGACGACACTGGAATGGAGTACCCTATCGAGGAGAATGCAGTCGTACTCTTTTGAAATCTCGTACTTGTTCTTGCTCCCCTGGGGGGTTTCGACAATCACGTTCACGATTCTGGGAGGATCTCTGCCAGATGGCACCATTTTCCAAAGAGACAATAGAAACACCTTCCTTATCAGGCATTGATAACTGTGAAAATGACCTTGGAATATTTTATGATTCCCACAAGTAAAGAAACTGAAGAGCTCATTTGGTACAATTTGGTAGGTACATACAGGACAGTTGATCTAAAATCAAAAGATCGCCTGCAAAATGAACAAATAATTTCTACGGAGAAAAACGAAAGTTTGCGCATTATTGGAATTCTTTTTGACAAGATTCAAATACGGAAACACTTGATACGGCAAACACTCTTGATTCCAGATGATCGAGAGGTGCTCCATTGATTGATCTAATCTTGTTCCAGCTATTTGTTCTCGTTCTCATGGCAAGAATATTTGCCTTGCTCTTTGAGTCCATAAAAATCCCACCTCTCGTGGGCGAAATTCTTGCTGGAATTATCATTGGAAATACATTTCTCTATAATTTCCTTCATCTCGAAACGGACATTGAAGTCCTTCGTGTTTTCTCAGAATTGGGAGTCATTTTCCTTCTGTTCACGATCGGTCTTGAAACACCTTTTAGCGAGCTGAAGAGAGTGGGGCGGACATCGACCCTCGTCGCTGTATTGGGCGTTGTATTCCCCTTCGCTTTTGGCTATCTTTTGATCATTTCGCTTGGCCACCCCCAGGTGGAAGCACTTTTCATCGGCGCGGCAATGGTTGCGACGAGTGTTGGAATTACCGCGCGAGTGATCAAAGATATGGGACTGACGCATACAATCGAGTCCAGAGTAATCATCGGAGCGGCGGTTATCGATGACATTCTTGGAATGGTGGTTCTTGCGATTGTGAGTGGCATTGCAGTCGGCGGTACGCTCAACATCATCGATACACTCGTTGTAGCTGTCCTCGCAGTGCTTTTTGTTCTTGCTGTCATTTATGTAGGCACAGGCTTATTGCCCAGAGCGAGAAACAAGGTGAAAGTGAAAGAAAGAACGGCACAAAGTTCACTGATTAGATTCGGTTCTAGTCCACTTGCATTGGCGCTCATCCTTTGCTTTGGCCTATCCGCACTTGCATCATACATTGGTCTTGCAGCAATCATTGGTGCTTTTCTTGCGGGTATGGTTTTCGCTGAATTTAGCGACACCATGCCAGTCGCTGAAAAATTCGAACCGATCAACGAGTTTCTCGTTCCCTTCTTTTTCCTCTATATCGGTATATCAGTCAAGATTGCGTCGTTCGCCGAAGTCGCGATACTATCGCTGGCCATAATCGCATTGGCAATCGTCACGAAATTTGTGGGATGCGGGCTTGGAGCATATAAATTGGGAAGGAAGTCCGCGACAGTGATCGGCGTTGGTATGTCGCCGAGGGGAGAAGTTGGGCTCATTGTCGCCTCGGTGGGTTTGGGCATTGGCTCAATTTCTTCAGGTATGTTTTCTGTCGTCGTCGCCATGTCTCTTTTGACAACACTGATCGCGCCGCCATTGCTGACTTATACTTTCCGGCGCACGACGAGTGGCAAATCCATGAAATTCTCTTAATACAGGAAGTAAAAAAAGATGATTAAGGAAACTCCGTTGATTGGACTGAAATAAATGCAGGTTCTGGGGATTACACAAATAGAGAGTCACTACAAATATTCCAATGGAATTTTGTTGATCGGATTACCCATTTTGTATGATCTTATCGTCTCAATTGTCGTCTGGACAATTCTTTGCAAGGTTTCCTTTGTGTAGAAAGCGGAATGAGGAGTGATGATGACATTGGGAGCGCTTAGCAGAACATCATGTTCAGGATGCGTTTCGTCTTCCAAAACGTCGATGCCTGCGCCCCACAGATGACCTGATTCAAGAGCGTCCTTGAGCGCTTGGCTATCGACGACCCCGCCTCGTGATGCATTGATCAAAATGCTTCCCTTCTTCATCTTGGCAATCGTGTTCTCGTTGATCAAATGATAAGTGCTCGGTGTCAGCGGAATATGCAACGTGACGAAATCGCTGATTGAAAGAAGTTCCTCTAGAGAAAGATAGGGAAATCCGTACTTGGCTTGCAGCGACTTGTTTTCGTAGACATCATAAGCGACGATTTTCATCCCAAACCCAGATGCAATGCTCATCACCGCCGCTCCGATCTTGCCCGTCCCTATAATCCCAAGTGTTTTTCCTTTAAGCTCAAGTCCGAGAAACTGTTCAAAATCAAATTTCTTTTTTTCTTTAACATAAGTGTCGGCCAATGGGATTTTTCTCGCTATAGCGAGCAATAGTGCAAAGACGTGCTCCGCGACGACATGAGAACCATAGTCTGGAATATGGCAAACAGTTATTCCTTTGTTCAATGCATATTTCGCCGCAATGTGATCAAAACCGACGCTCCTTGTGACGATGAGCCGCAGATCTGAGAGTGCATCGATGATTTCTTCCGTCACTCTTGAATAAATGAAAACCGAAAGGATCTCAGCACCCCTTGCAGCGTTAATGAGCTCGTCACCATTCAGTGGGCGATCATAAATGATCACTTCATCATCTCGAAAGGCTTCCTTTATCTCTTCCACATGGCTCTTGAGCTCCGTGAACACTATCCTCATGCATATCCCTACAAACAATAGGGAACCATGAAGGCAATAAAAGTATCTCGCTCTAAATTTGAAATGCAAGAGGAGTGGAAGACAAACTATTAAAAATCAGTCTCTAGAAATTTGATCCTAAGACCACAATATCTAGTTAAAAGAAGTATTATCATTTGATGAATGAGTTGTAAAACTGGATAAGCTGGGAGTGTTGGATATGAAAGTGAGTGAATTATTCGATCTTTCAGGTAGGGTTTCAGTCGTAACGGGGGGTTCAATGGGTCTTGGATTCCAAATGGCCACGGCTCTGGCAGAAGCCGGTTCGTCCGTCGTTCTCTGCGCTCGCAATTATGATAAATGCGCAGAGGCAGCGGCCATGATCGCGGAGCACGGTGTCGAGACGCTCGCCGTCAGCTGCGATGTTCGGTTGCGAAAAGACGTTCGCAATCTTGTGATGAGAACCCTTGAAAAATTCGGGAGAATTGATGTCCTAGTGAATAGCGCAGGAATTGCATGGGCTGCCCCACCAGAAAGGATGAGAATTGCAGATTGGCAAAAAGTGATCGATGTCAATCTGACAGGAACCTTCATATGCTGCCAGGAAGTGGGAAGGGTGATGATCAGAAATAGAAAAGGGAGTATCATTAATGTTAGTTCAGTCCTTAGTTCATTTGGCAACCGAATCATTGATTGCATCAACTACTCAGCATCAAAAGGAGGAGTTGATGCACTCACGAGAGATCTTGCCGTTAAATGGGCGCCATTCAATATTCGCGTCAATGCGATCGCCCCTGGCTTCTTCAAAACCCATTTGACCAAATCAGTTATCGAACGAAAGGGTGATGAGATCATCAACCTGACCCCCGCCGCGCGCATAGGCGTAGATGACGATTTGAAAGGACCTGTCGTCTTTCTGGCATCTGATGCTTCGAAATTCGTGACAGGACAAGTAATTGCCGTAGACGGTGGATATTCGATTATGTGATTCGATTTGATTTTGGAATCCATATCAGTGTCTGAATAATGACGCGAATTAAATTAAACCATAGAACAATACGCCTAAACGGTGAAGTTATGTGGAAAAACGATGCTAGATGTGCTGTGTGCTTGACTTTCGATTGTGACAGTGACATCTCCTGGAAGAACATCATGAGAAGAACTGGAGCAGTCAAAGAAGGGGAACCATTTAGTCCTGTGGTTCTCTCACAAGGTCAATACGAAGTCAACGTTGCGATTCCGAGGATACTCAAGTTCCTAGATAAAC
This region of Methanomassiliicoccales archaeon genomic DNA includes:
- a CDS encoding inorganic diphosphatase; the encoded protein is MVPSGRDPPRIVNVIVETPQGSKNKYEISKEYDCILLDRVLHSSVVFPIAYGIIPRTYYDDGDPLDAMVMISEPTFPGCVVEAKPIGLLKMIDEKGQDDKVLTVALGDPRYKEYQQLEDLPLHYLNEIAEFFLTYKRLEEGKGTKVLGWERKEAAIEAISKSLEMFRKKFR
- a CDS encoding glucose 1-dehydrogenase yields the protein MKVSELFDLSGRVSVVTGGSMGLGFQMATALAEAGSSVVLCARNYDKCAEAAAMIAEHGVETLAVSCDVRLRKDVRNLVMRTLEKFGRIDVLVNSAGIAWAAPPERMRIADWQKVIDVNLTGTFICCQEVGRVMIRNRKGSIINVSSVLSSFGNRIIDCINYSASKGGVDALTRDLAVKWAPFNIRVNAIAPGFFKTHLTKSVIERKGDEIINLTPAARIGVDDDLKGPVVFLASDASKFVTGQVIAVDGGYSIM
- a CDS encoding hydroxyacid dehydrogenase — protein: MRIVFTELKSHVEEIKEAFRDDEVIIYDRPLNGDELINAARGAEILSVFIYSRVTEEIIDALSDLRLIVTRSVGFDHIAAKYALNKGITVCHIPDYGSHVVAEHVFALLLAIARKIPLADTYVKEKKKFDFEQFLGLELKGKTLGIIGTGKIGAAVMSIASGFGMKIVAYDVYENKSLQAKYGFPYLSLEELLSISDFVTLHIPLTPSTYHLINENTIAKMKKGSILINASRGGVVDSQALKDALESGHLWGAGIDVLEDETHPEHDVLLSAPNVIITPHSAFYTKETLQRIVQTTIETIRSYKMGNPINKIPLEYL
- a CDS encoding cation:proton antiporter, whose translation is MARIFALLFESIKIPPLVGEILAGIIIGNTFLYNFLHLETDIEVLRVFSELGVIFLLFTIGLETPFSELKRVGRTSTLVAVLGVVFPFAFGYLLIISLGHPQVEALFIGAAMVATSVGITARVIKDMGLTHTIESRVIIGAAVIDDILGMVVLAIVSGIAVGGTLNIIDTLVVAVLAVLFVLAVIYVGTGLLPRARNKVKVKERTAQSSLIRFGSSPLALALILCFGLSALASYIGLAAIIGAFLAGMVFAEFSDTMPVAEKFEPINEFLVPFFFLYIGISVKIASFAEVAILSLAIIALAIVTKFVGCGLGAYKLGRKSATVIGVGMSPRGEVGLIVASVGLGIGSISSGMFSVVVAMSLLTTLIAPPLLTYTFRRTTSGKSMKFS